In Nonomuraea sp. NBC_00507, the following are encoded in one genomic region:
- a CDS encoding plasmid replication, integration and excision activator, which yields MALQGPIAVTFDMVFPHGCYIVGDVEPVKDFDASTNGRFVQTRDKQSGELVWQVSVMDADPTLKAAQKTVSVKLLSPTQPVPPAPMAGLPFTPVEFDQMTATPYVNQAGRLAYSIKVREMRAPRPAGRATTATKDAA from the coding sequence ATGGCACTGCAAGGTCCCATCGCCGTCACGTTCGACATGGTCTTCCCGCACGGCTGCTACATCGTGGGCGACGTCGAGCCCGTCAAGGACTTCGATGCCTCGACCAACGGGCGCTTCGTCCAGACCCGCGACAAGCAGAGCGGAGAGCTCGTCTGGCAGGTCAGCGTCATGGATGCCGACCCGACGCTCAAGGCGGCTCAGAAGACCGTCTCCGTCAAGCTGCTCAGCCCGACTCAGCCGGTTCCTCCGGCTCCTATGGCCGGGCTGCCGTTCACGCCGGTCGAGTTCGACCAGATGACCGCCACCCCGTACGTCAACCAGGCCGGAAGGCTGGCGTACTCGATCAAGGTTCGCGAGATGCGCGCTCCTCGTCCGGCTGGTAGGGCGACGACCGCTACCAAGGACGCAGCGTGA